The sequence below is a genomic window from Babesia bigemina genome assembly Bbig001, chromosome : II.
ACGAACTCACAGCGGTCGCCCTCGCAGGTCAGCTCGCCTACGAGCGCGCCCGtgccgccgctgccgaCGAATAGCACGTCCTTCCTCACGCGGTTGCGATCCTGGAGTTCGGGTGGCAGCGACGCCTCAAGCGGGCGCGCCAGCTGTAGCAGCCTGGCCTCCTCGATGAACGGCAGCAGAGCCACCCACTGGTACTTGTAGCGTTTGCCGTTGGGGTCCTCCCGGAATTGCGTGGGGTAGAAGCTGGCGATGGGCGACTCGGGGTCGGTCATGAGATGACGCAGCTCGCCGGGCAGGCAGTGCGCCGAGCGGATGGGCATCACactcagcagctgctgaaacGGGGTGTACGGCTCGCCGTAGTCGAAGCTGAACTCCATCCCCTCGAACTTCAAGTCGGAACAGAAGGGCGCGTAGTGGAACGGGTAGAACCATCCCCAGCTGGCACAGCCCTGGTAGTAGTAGCGCAGCACCCAGCACATGCCCTTCACGTATTCTGCCGCCACTGTGGCGGCGAACGCGGACACGTCATCGGTTTCCGATAGATTGAACTTTTGCCGATAGTAGGCAGCTTTCCACAGCTTGGAGTCGTTCAGCGACAGGTCGATGGGCTCCACCGGGTCGGCGATCTCACGGTGCGCCTTGAGCAGCTCGTCGCAACGCTTCTTGAACGCGGCTGCCACGTCGAGCTCCGACATTGACGCCGCGCTTTTACAATCGGCGTTGTCGGTTTCGGACGCCGACGACCCATCCGACCCTTTCAAAGGGCCGACACTAGAGGCGGTGCCGTGGCCATTTGTCGTATGCGGTACTTCGTCCGGCGAACCACCTACTTTGGATGGATTCGCACCGCTCGGGGCGGTGCCACGTGTAGACAAGCTGCGATCTGAATTCTGAGCATGGTGGGTATCCCTGGACGACTCGTCCGCTGCCGCCTTTTGTGACTCCTGTTGTGCCCGGCGCGCCTTCTGGCGCTGCTTGAAATCCTGCTCCGTTCGAAAGACGTCGTCCTCCACACGAGCGATGAACGACACAAACCGCTCCACCTGGGGGAAGTTAATCTCGCCCTCGTTTGTTAGGTAGTCGCCCAGATCTGGGAGCACGCTCTGGTACAGCAGGATCATCTGGTCGATTGAGCCCCCGGGGATCGACACCGATGGCAGGTGCGGCAAAAAGTCGTTGCCGCAGAAGAAACACATCAGGACCAGGTCGTCGATGCAGCGCTCGAAGGCTATCGACCCCCCGCCACCGCTCCAACCCGCGGGgaagtacagctggtgCGATAGGTACTCCCGCAACACGGGGATGCGCAAAAACTGCATCGGCTTCCAGTTCTGCCGCAGCATTGAGCGGTAGGACTTGTCGCTCCGGAGCTTGGTGCACCCGGACAGCGGGTTCGCCTGCGCAGCTAGAACCGCCTTGCGGATCTCCTGTTCAGGTTTGCGCGTCGTAGGGATGATGACGGCGATCTCCCGGATGATGTAGAAGTTGACCTCGTGGGTGGCCAGACCCAGCATGATCAGGTCGGCGTCCATCCCGTGCAGCACGTGGCGGGTGTTGGGGTCGTGCTGCGGCGAGTGCCGCTGGTTCCTGATGAAGTTCATGATCTTGTGCTCGCCCTCGCCCGGCACGTTCGGGTCCGAGTATATCACGTGGATGCGCGACCACGACTCGAACACGCGGCGCCGCTCCTCGATGAACGACACGACGCGGCGACTCAGCTCGTGCATGAACGGGGTGCCCGGCGTGATCACGTTGCTGTCCCAGCGCTTCTCCTTCGGCGGCACGACGATGTTCTTGCTGGCGAACTCCGCGGCCACCTTCTCGTACGTCGAAGCCTCCAAATCGGCCTCCGCCGCCGATTTGAACCTGCGGGACCGCTGCTGGTTCATCTTGGCCCGAGGCGCGACGCCGTCGATGGCAAGGAACAGCAACTTGCGGGGGCGCACCAGGTAGAAGAGACGGTCCAGGTAGTCGAATATACACTGGAACATCACCTCCTCCGATGGCGGCTGTTCCAGTCCTTCGGGGTGGCAACAGGGGTGGATCAGACCGTTCATGTCTACATAGAGATTGTCGAATTCCCCGTTCGGGTTCGGCATGAGCAGGTCCATCCCGAAGGATTCCACGTCGCTGAAGTCCACATCGCGCTCGTTCAGGTCATCCTTCACGTCCTGTACCACACGCGGGTACCGGCTGCAAAGCCAGCGATAAAAGGTCGGTACTCCCATCTCACGGGATGCGCCGCAGCCCGCACGGAACTGGCGTGCGGTGGGCCCTTAGAAAATGAACGCCGCTGGGAGTCGCGGCGGCGTACGGAAAGTGGATGTCTCAACGCTGGCGGAGCTACTGGAATCTTGGGTGGCAATCCAGCCGCTGCTGAGACGCGCTACACGGCGCCCAGCAGCTCACACATCCCTATACAACAGTCGGCTAGTGCAGCCTGTTTGGCGGCGGGGCGCCCTGGCGACCTCCGGGAGCTGATGCGTGTGGTCGCTAACACAGATGTGCGTGAGCCCAGCGCGCGGATTAAACCTGCGCGCCGGATAATTTAgtgcttaggtgatcagtgcgTATGATGTGTGTTTTATAGACGGGTGCGTAGTCTCGCTGTTCGGCGATAGATTGTGCTGACACCCGGCGCATCGCTGATGTCAGGGCCTCGGGCGCGGGGACGTTGACCACGATCACTTCACTTCCGAAGAAATAAAAACGAGACATCACCTGATCCCACGCATGCTTTCTTTCATAGAAAAGCGGCATCATGGGAGTCGAGGCGACGCTCATTTGCGTCGATAACTCGGAGTACTCTCGCAACGGGGACTTCTCCCCGAGCAGGCTGGCCGCGCAGGTCGATGCCAGCGGACTTATCGCAAGCGCGAAGCTCTCGGAGCACTTTGAGAACACTGTGGGTATCGTCTGCTTCGCTGGCCGGGGCTCCAGGCTCATCGCCGCGCCCTCAAACGACCTCGGCACATTCCTCTCCGGGCTGCAGCTGGTCACACCTTACGGCGAGAGCGAGTTCATCAAGGGGATACAAACCGCCCAGCTTGCGCTCAAGCACAGGCTCAACAAGtcccagcagcagcgcatcaTCTGCTTCTTCGCAAGCCCTATCAAGGAGGACCGCACACACTACGTTATGCTGGGGAAACTGCTCAAGAAAAACAACGTCTCCATCGACATCATCAACCTGTGCAACGATGTGGCGACCGAGGAGAAACTCGCAGCGCTCCACGCCGCGGTCAACAACAACGACACCTCGCACTACCTCCACTGCAAGGCGGGGGGCGACATGCTGCTCAGCGAGATGATACTCAACTCGCCCATCATGCAGGGCACGGACGTCGGCGGCATGGCAGCCGGCTACAACTCAAACCTGGGCGACTTCGGCGTGGACCCCGAGATGGACCCGCAGCTCTACATGGCACTGCGCATGTCCCTGGAGcaggaggaggagcgcgTCCGCAAGGAGACCGCGAAACACGCCGCAAACAACGGCGCCGAGCATCCGACGCAGACGCTGACCATCGCCGACGTCGAAAACCAGATCAAGGACATGGCGGCCATCCAGATCGTCCCACTCCCGAGGGTCATGGAGATGGTCATGACCTCGGAGGGaaacccggagctgctggagtcgcTGATATACTCGCTGCCGGAAGTCGACCTGGAGGACGAGCGCTTCAAGGTAAGCAAATCCACCGCCACACCCTACACCAACGTTGCAGGAGCTGGTCGACAAACTCAAGGAGCTCCTGCCCATGCTCCCGCTGGGATGATTTTTAACATGAGGCACACGGCCTGCCCGGCGCAACTGCAGCTCGTGGGGGTTGTGACACTTTAATGACAACGTAGCTGAACACTCATTTCAAAAAAAAACGAAatggcagctccgatgtgTCTGCGGGGTACCCGGATTTCCTAGTGGAGCGCACGCATGCAGCACTTCAGGAAACACCAACGTGCGCACGACTCGTCCGATCGACATCGTTTCAACGACACGAAGAAGCAGGGGAGGTGGATCGGAGGGACACTCTTCAGTTGTTACCATCCATTTGGTCAGAAGGCGAAGACGAAATGGCATCGCAACCCGCTACGCACGTATAACTGTAACAACTGATGGAGGGATGGCTGACGCACTGGTGTATCGGCTGGAGGCTCTGTTAAGCTAGTGGAACGTATTAGACACATCGACTGTTTTGTGCTATCAACCAAAGGTGATACGGAGGCGATGCAACACGATAAATACGTAAGCAAAACCATTATTTTTACGGCGTGTATGCGTTAGACGCGCCGCCAGTGGCCACCATCCGCGGATGTGTAACGTCGATAGGCATTAGGCGCTGAGCTGCGTCCTCCGGCACTGCGGTTGAAATTGCCGGCATTTCACGTGATCAACAGTCCGATAATAAAGAATACAAGCTGCTTGCAAAGTAACGTGTATGTGAAGGGCCGTGCCCTCGTCTACCGCGCCGGGCACACCCTGCACATCTGAGCCGGACCGCTCTGCCACTACAGATGCCTATCATACGCCGGACTCAATTCAGAAGATTTGTGAAAATGAGTCGTGTGTTCgcctcgccgctgcacggcgGCCTCGAGTTCGACGGCGAAGAGGAATGCTACAAAACGAGCACGGGCTTCGAGTTCCACCCGGGGTCGTGCGCCGCGAAAAACTCCATCAGGGAACGCCTCAACGCACACTTCGCTCCCTCGCTCGCCGAGCCGCGGATACCGGTGGCGGAGGCGCTGGAGCGGGCGTGCAAGCTCTCGGTCGAGTGCATCAAGACCGAGGAGCTGCAGGCGTTGCTCGAGCGGAAGGACTACGTGCCGATCAGCTACGATGGCTTCGAGCCCTCGGGCAGAATGCACATCGCCCAGGGCATATGCAAGGCCCACAAGGTCAACGAGCTGAAGAAGATGGGCATCCGCAGCGTGATGTGGATCGCCGACTGGTTCGCCGTGCTCAACGACAAACTCGGCGGCGACATGGCGAACATCAGGCTGGTGGGCGAGTACTTCAAGCAGGTCTGGCGCGCGTCGGGGATGGACATGTCCGCCGTTGAGTTCCTCTGGGCGAGCGAGGAAATCAACAAGAACCCCGACCTCTACTGGAGGCTCGTCATGGACATCAGCCGGTCGTTCAACATCACGCGGTTCAAACGCTGCAGCGAGGCCTTGGGGCGTGCCGAGGGCGACAACAGGCCGGCGGCGTCCCTGCTGTACCCCGCCATGCAGTGCGCCGACATCTTCTACATCGGGGCGgacatctgccagctgGGACTCGACCAGCGCAAGATCAACATGCTCGCCAGGGAGTACTGCGAACTCAAAAACGTGGGCGCCAGGCCGATCATCATGTCGCACCACATGATGCCCTCGCTCGCGCACCAGGGGGGCAAGATGTCCAAGTCGGTGCCGAACTCGGCCATCTTCATGGAGGACACGGAGGCGGAGGTCAACGCCAAGATCAAGAGCGCATGGTGCCCGGAGAAGGAAGTGACGGACAACCCGTGCATCGCCTACTTCGACCTCATCGTGTTCCCGCATTTCAAGACGGTCACCATCCCGCGGAAGCCCAAAAACGGAGGTAAGCAATCGGTAGCACGCCACCGGCCATGCCCGCGGACGGCGGACTGGCCAACCACCGTGTTGCGGCACAAACTGACACCCATGCAGGCGACGTGACCTACGACTGCCAGGAGAAGTTGGAGGAGGACTACAAGTCAGGAGCGCTGCACCCCGCCGACCTCAAGCCGGCGCTGGCCAGCTACATCAaccgcctgctgcagcccGTCAGGGACTACTTCCAGAACAACCCCGAGGCCAGCAAGCTCGCGAAGCAGGTCGCggagctgcagaagctcAAGGCACCGGCGGAGGAGAAGGACAAATAGAGGACCATGAGGGCGGCGACGGCAGGCGCGCAACCCGCCCCTCACCCTCACAATGCAGCATAGCGGGTGCCTGACGCGAACCGCAACACACGCAATAATCACGCTAAATGCACAGCAGTGGTGTCTAGAAGTATTATACTGGGTTCAGTGTCTTCGACGCCTAGACCCCGTTGCTCCGATCGTCTGCGGCTGCGCCGCCCAGATGGCGCCTGAGACGTTGCGTGGCGCCATCCCGGGCCCGCGCGCGTGCCACTCAGTCGCTCTCAGCAATGTGAGTCAGGTAGGTCTCAATCTCCTGCTCGCTGAGCTGGCGGAACACGGGGTTGTCGCGGGTGCAGATCGCAACCTCGATGCTCTTGGCGCCGTTAAGCTGGTCGTACGCGTCGATGGCGATCATAGCCTTGATGGCCTCGACAGTGACCCGCGTCTCAGCGCCGCCGGTGAGGTGGTGCGACTCGGTGTCCACCTCGAGGTCAGACTTGACCTTCTCCTTCAACGTGACGGTCTCACGCTGCTTCAGGATGCGCTCCAACGCGTTCTCGCCTTCCTGGTCCTTTGCGCCCACGCTGCACGCCTACGGCGTCGTGTGTCAGGAGCACAACGCCACTCACCTTGTACCCGCTGAACCATCCCGACGCGTCGAATTTGTAGATGACCGGGCCGTTCTCCTCGTCGATGGCCATTATCAGGCCGGCTGCGGCGGTATGGAGGCACGGACTGGCAAGAACTCACTGCAGGCGCGGAGGCGCATGTACGCGTGCTGGGTGTAGACCTGGTTAATGTCCGCCAGCTTCTCGCACAGCACACGCGCGGGGATGTTGCATCCATACTTGTACTGGTACTCGAGCGCGATCTCGCGGCTCTTGTAGAGAATGCTCATACAGTCGCCTGCAAACAGTCAGTGGCAGTCCAGTTTGGCTGTACATGGGCGGGGCAAGCGGGTAGAGCGAGCCCGGAGCAAAGAACGGACGCACATGGATCGTGAGACAAACGGAGCGGCCGAAGCGGCAACACCTACCTGGAAAACCGATGAGAAGGGCCATGACCTCGTCAGTGATGTGGTAGAGGTGCGTAACGGAGGACTGGTCAAGCAGCACGTCCTGAAAAACTTGTACGCCGGCACGTAGACCACCAACCTGATTGCCCTGCTGGGCCGACAGCTTTTTCTGCGAAACCACTGCGATCGCGTTGTCATCCTTCACGGCCAATCCAGTCAGGTTGGAGCATTTGACCGCCCGGAGCGCGTACTCTGCGAAAGCTGCACAGGACCACCCGGCGACCTACCGAGCTGGTACAACTTGCCATCGGGAGAGAAGATCGTGATGTGGCGGTCGTACCCTACATTGTTAGACCGCACCATTTTTTCTAAGTGCGTAAAAATGGAACGTGACCTGCCGTCCGCCGGCGACGTGCGCAGCCTACGTGCGACGTGTTGTTGGGGCCGTCAAGCGACCGCAGTGCCCGAAAGGCGCGAAAACGCGACACATTACACGTTAACCGCCATTGTATGGCCGGATAAGTTAGTTGGCTGTCGGCGGTGCGTTTGCCAAGACCGCGGCTATGGACAGACACACCCGTACGGCAGCCGGGGCTGTCTGAGCCTTCTCAACTACGCGTGCACTTACGCACGCAACGTTGCAGCGTAGAAGCTAGAAATCGTGTATTTAGATGCAGCGGGGTGGGAACAATTCACACATCCGTCGTTATCGTTGCCAATTTGTGGAACGAGTCCTTTCCTTGCCTAGGCATCCGGAGTACGCTGGCGGGGCTCCTACCAGCACCTAGCGATTACGAGAGTCGTATACGTGCATAGTGCGCCTTTTGTCTGTTGGAGTTCATAAAATCGCCATAAAATGCGAAACCCATTTAGCCTGTACATCCGTGCATTCCACCATGAGCTGTGCCAAACCGCTTGCTGCAGGCGGCTGTTTTCCGGAACTAGCACTGGGTCGCAAGTGCGAACGGTCGTGTATAACACCACAATCGCAAGCTACGTGCGCCTGATGCGTCAGATGGACCCGCCCTTTACGCAGACAAAACAGGAATGGTGGACCTCGCAGATCGAGGAGGGGTTGATGCGTGGGCCACGACCCGCAGCGCGAAGGAAACGCGAAAAGGGAGATGCAGTCGCTACAGCCCTGGATAACTATGAGTGGGCTCTCGAAGAAAACCGTCGTGATTTTGAACGGGTTTCGGATGTGGTGCGAAGGGAAGCTGCTAAAATCACTGACGGGATGCAAGAAAAATTGGAATATGAAGTCATCGGAGATCACGCTTATTTCGTCGTAAACAGCAGCGCGTTCAATCACGAAGGTGGACGTGGGCAAGCCGGCGGTGTAGTGGAAGATGAGGACCGTGTATGCCTGGTGAGGGCGGGCCTGCCGAATCGCAGGGGGATGAATCGCAAAAGGCAGCCGAGGGGACAGCCATCAGAAGCCGATGAACCTTATATCATCGGCAGACAACAGGGCGTCCTGGACTTCGGGAACATCGTCGATGGGAGAGGCAACCTCGTAAGCAATATACGGAGCATGCGAGTAGGGCAAACGCGTCACCCGAACGCCGTACTGGCCCTAGTTCACGACGCGTCTAATCCTGATATGGGCAAGGAAGTGCACTTCGTTGCAATAAACTGCGTGAAGAAGAAAGGATACCACCCGAAAGGCGGTGCGAAAATACGGAATGTTCCCAAGGTGTTGCCTGACTATCTCACCGGAGTGGACGAACTGCACTTCCTTCCGCGAGGAGGGGCGAGAGACAGGCACTGTGCCCGTGTGTTCTATACGCTAGTTAACGAGCAAGAAAGGGCTTGGCAGCTGCGAGTAGCCTACGTATGCACAAGCAACGGTAAAATCACCAACGACAGGCCCGTGTACACCGAACGCGACCCGACAAAATACGTCGCGATCCACAAAACGAAGGATGGGCGGATGCTGATTGTGGCGGCGCTTTCGCATGGCCGGACGTTTGAAACCTTCTGCATAAAAGCCAACGCAACTCCCAAATTGTACCGCGTGCCGTTGGCCTCTGATACCAAGGCGTTTCTGGAGCACAGGCAAAATCACTTGTATGCTGTCCGCCACGTCACAGTCAATGACACTGGAGATATGGAATCACGAGCAAGTTTGAACTACCGGAAATTCGCATCTATGGACAATGTTAAAGCGCAGGGGATCGACTCATCACGGTACGACGGTGGATGCGTGCATGGAAAAAATCAGTGGCATACGCACGACACGTCATTGTTATGGGCGGTGTCAAAGATGGACGACAGAGCACTGATACCAAACTTCAAAAGAAGCAAAAGAGTGGAAGCTGTTGCTGCTCGTGCTTGTGGTGAGATTTACCGTGGTGGATCCGGCCGGTGGAAAACGGTTGCGACTTTTGACCACCGAGTCGTTGCCGACATAGACATGATGTATCGCGGACTGGTTATATACGCCATGGCACCCCCTTCTACGCCAACCATACTTGTGATGCCCTTTTGTGCATTGAAATCACGCGGCAAAGGAATCGATGGACGCGGTAATCGCAACGGGCTCTGTGAGGTCGACCTGCCCCTCAGGGTTGGGGCCATCGAACCCCAAGGAAACTCAAACTTCGGAGCAACCAAGGTGGCAATTGTTATCAATGCGCCTGGGACGCGTGATATCAAGTGCTATCTAGATCTAGATGTTGTCCGTGAAGCCAGCAGTAAAACGGATCCTCGGCGGGGCAATGGTGATAGCGAGACCAAGGCAGCATCACGGGTGACCGAAGCACGTAGCAGGAACCCAACGTTCCAGGGCGCGGAGCTCCGCAACAACGTTGTAAGATCTTCCCTGCAAACGCTGACGTGCGTTGGAGACGTGCCAAGCACACACCACCATGTCTGCCACGTAGCTACAAGAGATGGTACCTGCAGGGTGCCGGTCACCCTCATCAAGAAGGCTTCGAATACGCAAACGCGGTTCGCTGCAGCAGATTCGGTGCTATCTAGTTTTCAAAATACAGGGAATAAGTGCGTAGTGTATGTGTATGGCGCATACGGTCAGTGCCTTCAGGTCAACAATGACGTCGAGCACAACGTTCTGCTGGCTCTGGGATACACGCTGTGTTTCGCTCACGTGAGAGGAGGGGGGGAAATGGGTAACAGTTGGCACGTCGATGCTACCAAAAGCGAGAAACACCGCGGGATCACAGACCTCGCGGATGTGCTGGAATTCCTTCTGGCAAAAAGCATAGCCCAGCGCAATAAACTCGCCATTGCTACCAcctctgcgggcggggtccTTGGCGGGTGCATATACAACATGCTCCCAGGTTTATGCAGCTGCGTACTGCTCAAGCTTCCCTTCCTAGACGTCCTGGATGCGATCGCGGACCCGTCCAAGCCGCTGACGCAGCTTGAGCTCGAGGAATTCGGCGGCATGGATGACATCAGCGTCGATGAAGTCTACTCATATAATCCGTGCAGCAACGCCAGAACCAAGGCCGGCGCGAAGCCGGCGTTGGTCATCCAGTGCAACGCGGAAGACGCAAGGGCGCCCTGGCGGCACAGCGCCGGCTTCGTCGCGCTCAACGGCCGACACTGCAGCAACATTTTCATGAAGATCACGCACGGATCCCATGTGGACGGCTCTAGCCAGGAGGAGCGGTTGCAGCTGATAGCCGAGAGGGTTCAAATCCtcgagcagcagctcggAGAAGAAGGCCGACTTGCGTGCCGCGGAGCGGCTGAGATCAGCGACTATCTATAAATATTCTTTCAGTAGGATTATTAAAATGTGATCACATGCCTGTCTTGTATACGCATTGAATAGTTGGACGGACTATCTGCAGGCCGACGCGCCGGGCACACCGACTGGAACGGACTCGCCGAAACTCAAAGCGGAGACAGGTGAAGTCATCCAACACACCTACAATCGCAATCATGACGAGCCTCTACGATAACATTTCGGACTTCTGGACCTCGGATGAGGAGCAGAAGGACGAGCCGAGACCCAATGAGCTCAGCCTAGGAACAGTAAGACAGGATGCAAGCGCCTTCAAAAGGGAATATCATCCCCTGGACTTCTCTCAAGCGTTCACTAACCCGCTGGATTCCATGTCGTGGGTGCCGATAATGGATCAGGCGGAGCTGAAGGACTCCCCGTTCGACCTACTGGATAAAGATGACCACGACAGCTGCTTCGACATCGACGTTGACCTGCTGGAAAAGCAGCTGTTTGGTGACTCCATGGACTTCGCCGACAATGAGCCCGAGTTCAACCTGGCAGACATGGCGACCGAACTCGACGCCATGACACGCGGAGGCGTCGACCAACTGACTGAGCCTCATTTGGGGCAGACAGGAGCAAGCAACGTCGAGATAGCTGCAGAGCAACCACAAGGTTTGTATGCATTATTTGTATATTGCATTAATGTTGAGCCAACAAGTGGTTGGATTTGTCCAACGGGAACTCAACCGCTTTATTATATTACCTGATGCACCAACTTAAACGCCGTGCAGAGCCGTGGCCAGCCTCACAGCATAGGACATCTATAATCAAGATAAAGCCTGTTAATGAGTCTGAGGAGCCAGTAGAGGCGGCCATGGTAGTGCCGAAGCCGGATGACGAAAAGAGCTACATACGCACCAAGTGGTCAATCGTTGACGACTCCTCGCTACCGGAGACTGAAAACTATATAATCGAATACCCATTCGAGCTTGACGATTTCCAGAAACGTGCGATCCACCACCTCCACAGGATGAAGCATGTTTTCGTGGCGGCACATACGTCGTCGGGGAAGACAGTGGTAGCGGAGTACGCCGTGGCGCTCGCCATAAGCAGGGGGAAGAAGGCCGTGTACACTAGCCCCATCAAGGCCCTCAGCAACCAGAAGTATCGCGAATTCACGAAACGGTTCGGAAGTGAAGCAGTCGGTATCATCACGGGTGACGTCTCGTGCAATCCGAACGCAGCGTGCCTTATAGTCACGACCGAAATTTTGCGCAACCTCCTATATAGAGGAGATGCCATAATCGGGCAAATAGGAGTTGTCATTTTTGACGAGGTCCACTACATAAACGACGTCAACCGCGGTGTGGTGTGGGAAGAGGTGTTCATCATGCTACCCAAGTCGCTGCAGTTGGTCATGCTCAGCGCCACCGTGCCCAACTACACTGAGTTCGCAGATTGGATAGGAGCCATCATGGAACGCGAGGTCATCACCATAGTCACAAGCAAGCGTCCGGTGCCGCTCATGCACTTCTTATACATATACGGGCGCGTcttcctgctgctggacaatAAGGGCTTCAACAAGGACGCGTATCACCAAATGTACAAGTACTCCACGCTAACAAAGAGCGGTAACGTAAAGCGCACCACCTTCAAGGGCCACGTGCAGAAACTCCAGCGGCTCATCAGGTTGCTCGAGACGGCGCACAAGCTACCAGTGGTGCTATTCTGCTTCAACAGGGCCAAGTGCGAGGCATATGCACGGGAAATGCCCAATCTCAACCTGAGTTACACCCAGGTACAGCGGTCCCGGATACACCTCTTCCTCAAGGAGTCGCTCAGCAGCATCAGCGAAAGCGACCGAAATCTGGCGCAGGTCAGAAGCATCATAAAGTTGCTCTACAGGGGGATCGGCGTGCATCATTCGGGCTTGTTGCCACTTATGAAAGAGATAGTAAGTTTTTGTGCACTGAGGAACTGATGGCCCGCAGGTGGAGATACTCTTTTCCAGAGGACTCATAAAAGTGCTCTTCGCAACGGAAACCTTCGCCATGGGGGTGAACATGCCTGCCCGGTCTGTGATTTTCACCTCCATACACAAGCACGATGGACAAAAGACGAGGCACCTCACTGCCTCCGAGTACACGCAAATGGCTGGGAGAGCAGGCAGGAGGGGCCTCGACTCGTTCGGAAGCGTTTACATATTCTGCCCGGATGACCCGCCGGACTTGCAGGACCTCACCAACATGATGTTCGAAAAGTCGACGAAGCTGGAAAGCAGGTTTAGAATCACCTATAACATGCTCCTGCAAGTCCACTCGAGAGAGCACATGAACATCACGGAAATGATGCTGAAGTCGTTCAAAGAGAATGACAAAATGAAGAATATTCCTATCTTCAAGCGTGATGGGGTGCGCAAACGACAGGAGCTGCTCACGCTGCCAAAGGTGGACTGTATATACGGCGAACCCAGCATCGAAGAGTACCACCGGCTAGATATGCTCTCTAGGCGTATCGCCAACAGCCTCCACGAAAATCTCTGGAACCACAGGGAGAACGCGCAGATATTCAAAGCAGGGCGGGTCCTAATGGTCCATTCGCTAGGGTTTTGCAACACAAGCTCCTACGCGTGCATTATCGCGTCCTCAAAGGGCAAGGCTCTCGAACTCAAGGTCCTGTTGCTGCTACCGGACTTGTACGACGAATCCAAAGCAACGGGGACCATACATACCACCATTAGTGCGTACAATCACGCGGAAATCAGGTTCGCGATTTGTGAGTCTATCGACGTACGCAATGTCTCTTTTGTATACAACAATGTAGTCAACGTGAAAAACACGAACGCCAGCTTCGGAGATACCAAGGAAATCGGAGTGGCGCTCATGGCGTCTGTAGCGTCAGAGCTGCACAAATTGGTAGACACCAAGAAACTGGAGCTCCTTGTGTTCAACAAGCAGCTCAAGCAGACGTCGCTGCAGTTCTACGGGGTTGTGCTCAAACAGCGCGACATATACCACGAGATGTCGAAAAACAAGTGCACCAACTGCCACCTGAAGGACAAGCACTATTCCGTGCAGGCGCGCGTGAAGGAGTGCCAGCGTGAAATCGAGGAAATCAGCGCCAACCTTAAAGAGGAGTCGCTGCACGCCTACGACGAGATGATCTCGAAGGTGGAGGTGCTCAAGCAACTCGAGTTCCTGGATGAGCACGGTAAGCCAACGGTCAAGGGG
It includes:
- a CDS encoding XRN 5'-3' exonuclease protein, putative, yielding MGVPTFYRWLCSRYPRVVQDVKDDLNERDVDFSDVESFGMDLLMPNPNGEFDNLYVDMNGLIHPCCHPEGLEQPPSEEVMFQCIFDYLDRLFYLVRPRKLLFLAIDGVAPRAKMNQQRSRRFKSAAEADLEASTYEKVAAEFASKNIVVPPKEKRWDSNVITPGTPFMHELSRRVVSFIEERRRVFESWSRIHVIYSDPNVPGEGEHKIMNFIRNQRHSPQHDPNTRHVLHGMDADLIMLGLATHEVNFYIIREIAVIIPTTRKPEQEIRKAVLAAQANPLSGCTKLRSDKSYRSMLRQNWKPMQFLRIPVLREYLSHQLYFPAGWSGGGGSIAFERCIDDLVLMCFFCGNDFLPHLPSVSIPGGSIDQMILLYQSVLPDLGDYLTNEGEINFPQVERFVSFIARVEDDVFRTEQDFKQRQKARRAQQESQKAAADESSRDTHHAQNSDRSLSTRGTAPSGANPSKVGGSPDEVPHTTNGHGTASSVGPLKGSDGSSASETDNADCKSAASMSELDVAAAFKKRCDELLKAHREIADPVEPIDLSLNDSKLWKAAYYRQKFNLSETDDVSAFAATVAAEYVKGMCWVLRYYYQGCASWGWFYPFHYAPFCSDLKFEGMEFSFDYGEPYTPFQQLLSVMPIRSAHCLPGELRHLMTDPESPIASFYPTQFREDPNGKRYKYQWVALLPFIEEARLLQLARPLEASLPPELQDRNRVRKDVLFVGSGGTGALVGELTCEGDRCEFVSKADKKHQSVLLDGAQLPSRVLRIEDLMEEGRNRGFNCDVAKRMITNVLGRGPSRGGGGAEKDRDVLRNFGRDFHQTQNAYNPHHHPSQNAYNPHHHPSQNAYNPHHHPSQNAYNPHHYQTHHDGSRRDAHRAYNGAGRRTGAAQRGFAVPQMQPFHGTPTPTPAPGHYDPYGMGGANRHHQQQNRGYAQPSGHYNPQGRSVAHLNAGDAAQHHYGAGGRRDGDGNRDLHGSRGQRPTHTHPIGHDRDGRVAGRFHPGGPPPNGGRRPNDAYPPTHQGGQGFSRSAHSSQREQNAGAPRKHGQPNYLAGHKLERPKRPPVHAVGGPPPHPPSTERAQAGNTEPAPQKRALDAAEVPPAVKPSPASRHG
- a CDS encoding 26S PROTEASOME NON-ATPASE REGULATORY SUBUNIT 4 containing protein,putative, with protein sequence MGVEATLICVDNSEYSRNGDFSPSRLAAQVDASGLIASAKLSEHFENTVGIVCFAGRGSRLIAAPSNDLGTFLSGLQLVTPYGESEFIKGIQTAQLALKHRLNKSQQQRIICFFASPIKEDRTHYVMLGKLLKKNNVSIDIINLCNDVATEEKLAALHAAVNNNDTSHYLHCKAGGDMLLSEMILNSPIMQGTDVGGMAAGYNSNLGDFGVDPEMDPQLYMALRMSLEQEEERVRKETAKHAANNGAEHPTQTLTIADVENQIKDMAAIQIVPLPRVMEMVMTSEGNPELLESLIYSLPEVDLEDERFKELVDKLKELLPMLPLG
- a CDS encoding tyrosyl-tRNA synthetase, putative, with the translated sequence MSRVFASPLHGGLEFDGEEECYKTSTGFEFHPGSCAAKNSIRERLNAHFAPSLAEPRIPVAEALERACKLSVECIKTEELQALLERKDYVPISYDGFEPSGRMHIAQGICKAHKVNELKKMGIRSVMWIADWFAVLNDKLGGDMANIRLVGEYFKQVWRASGMDMSAVEFLWASEEINKNPDLYWRLVMDISRSFNITRFKRCSEALGRAEGDNRPAASLLYPAMQCADIFYIGADICQLGLDQRKINMLAREYCELKNVGARPIIMSHHMMPSLAHQGGKMSKSVPNSAIFMEDTEAEVNAKIKSAWCPEKEVTDNPCIAYFDLIVFPHFKTVTIPRKPKNGGDVTYDCQEKLEEDYKSGALHPADLKPALASYINRLLQPVRDYFQNNPEASKLAKQVAELQKLKAPAEEKDK